The genomic segment CCGAAGAAATCGTTGATTACTTTTAATACCGGAACAATGGCATTGGTTGTACATGAAGCAGCAGAAAAAATTTTTTCTTTTTCAATATCCAATGATTTGTGGTTTACACCGTATACAATATTGGGTACTTCTTTACCCGGAGCAGTTAATATAACCTTTTCTATTCCTTTGGCTTGTAAGTGACGTGAAAGTGCATTGCGATCCTTGAATACTCCCGTATTGTCAATTAACAAAGCATCATGAATGCCATAATCTTCATAATTGATATCTTCAGGATTGTTGGCAGCAATCATATGTACAATTTGCCCGTTAATAATCAGGCATTTATTCTCAAGATCAATGTCCACCTGTCCTTTGAATGGTCCGTGTACCGAATCCATTCTTAACAAAGCAGCACGTTTGCAAATTTCTTCATCAGAGTTGCCGCGGGTAACAATGGCTCTCAATCTTAATTGCTGGCCTTTTCCTGCTTGTTTTATCAGTTCACGAGCGCAAATACGCCCAATTCTTCCAAAGCCAAACAAAACAACGTCTTTGGGAGTAAGCTTAAAATCAACGTTCCCGATAAAATTTTTCAATTTATTTTCTAAAAACTCTTTTTTAGATGCATAATTATTTTTTTCCTCCATCCATTCAGCGGCAAGCTTCCCTATGTCTATTTTTGATGGGGCTAAATCAAGCGCACACATGGATTTTGCCAACTCGGCAGTATCAAAAATGGAAATAGGTTTTTTCACCACTTCGGCAGCATATTTATGAAGATTGAGTACCTCCGAAACACTTTGATCCACAAGATGATTTCTAAATAAAACCAATTCTACCGATTTGGTATAAAGTAATGAACCGATGGCATTGATTAGTTCAACAGCAGCTTGTTCTTTGCTGACCCAATCAGCCAATGTTTTGTCGAAAGAAACCGCCGATTTAAGTTCTGTTGCCATAATTTAAGTTTTAATTGTTAATTTTGCGGCAAAATTATACATTCTTCAAAATCAACCATAATAATATTTTTAAAAATCTGACATGGAATTGTTTATAGAAACTTCTTTCGATGCGGCTCATTTTCTTCCTTATGTACAAGAAAACCACAAATGTCGGAGATTGCACGGACATACTTATATTTTGACCGTGTATGTCGAGGGACCATTGGATGATCGCATGGGATGGGTGATAGATTTTGCCGAACTGAAAGAAAAGGTAAAAAGTGTCGTGAAGCGTTTGGACCATTATTTATTAAATGACATACCAGGTCTTGAAAATCCCACAGCAGAAAAGCTGTCGGTGTGGATATGGGAACAATTAAAACCCGAAGTGCCAATGTTAAAAAAAATCATTTTAAAAGAAACTCCAACCTCCGGGGTTGTATATACAGGTAGGTAATTATGAATACAAAAGAAATCAACAGACGACGCACTTTTGCCATCATCAGTCATCCTGATGCAGGTAAAACAACATTGACGGAAAAATTGTTGCTTTTTGGAGGGGCCATTCAAACAGCAGGTGCTGTTAAATCAAACAAAATAAAAAAAACAGCTACTTCGGATTTCATGGAAATTGAAAAACAGAGGGGAATATCTGTTTCTACTTCTGTTATGTCTTTTGAATACGGAGGTTTAAAGATTAACATATTGGATACACCCGGTCACAAAGATTTTGCCGAAGACACATACCGTACCTTGACAGCCGTTGACAGTGTAATATTGGTAGTGGATGCCGCAAATGGTGTTGAAGAACAAACGTATAACCTGATGCAGGTGTGCCGCATGCGCAATACTCCGGTATTGATTTTTATCAATAAAATGGATCGCGAAGGCAAAGACCCCTTTGATTTACTTGATGAATTGGAGAATAAGCTGTCTGTTCGCGTAAGACCGATGACTTGGCCTATTGGCATTGGTTCTACATTCAAAGGTGTTTATAATATCTACAGAAATGAATTGTTGCTTTACAAGCCCAATAAAACCAAAATAGAAGATGATGTCACAAGAATAGAAAATTTGGATGATCCCAAGCTCTTGAATTTTATCTCGGAAAAAGAAAGAGATTTGTTGAAAGAAGAGGTGGAAATGATCAATGGAGTATATGACCCTTTTTCAAGAGAAGATTATTTGGCCGGGAAAACTGCTCCGGTTTATTTTGGAAGTGCTTTGTATAGCTTTGGTGTTCAGGAATTGTTAAATTCCTTTATAGAATTTTCTCCATCACCTCAAGGAAGGCAAACAAATGTAAGGTTTGTAAATCCGGAAGAGCCTGCTTTCACCGGATTTGTTTTTAAGATACATGCCAATTTAGACCCAAAACATAGAGATAGAATTGCATTTGTCAGAATAGTATCAGGAAAATTTGAAAGAAATAAATTTTATCACCACGTAAGATTGGAAAAAAACTTACGCTTTGCCAATCCTACTTCATTTATGGCATCTGATAAAACCGTGGTGGATGAGGCCTGGCCGGGTGATGTGGTGGGTTTGTTTGATACAGGTAATTTTAAAATTGGCGATACTCTCACAGAAGGTGAAAAAATAATGTTTCAAGGCATACCTTCTTTTTCACCCGAAATTTTCAAAGAGTTGATCAATATGGATCCGATGAAAACAAAACAACTGGAAAAAGGAATTGAGCAGTTGACAGATGAGGGCGTTGCACAGTTGTTTAAAATGCAGCCGGGAAGTCGTAAAATTATAGGAACAGTGGGAGAATTGCAGTTTGAAGTAATAAAATATCGTTTGGAGCATGAATATGGCGCCAAATGTGAATTTAAACCTTTGCCACTTTACAAGGCCTGTTGGATTGTTGCAGAAAGTCCACATGTGTTACAAGAATTTCTTAATCGCAAACATGGCTACATTGCTTATGATAAAGACGATAACCCTGTCTATCTGGCAGAATCATCCTGGATGTTGGAAACCGCTCAAAGAGATTTCCCGGACATTCAATTTCATTTCACTTCTGAATTTAAATTGAAAACCGGCTCGATAGCTTGAAAAATATTAACTATCAAATATTTAAATCTTTATTTAAACTTTTGGCATCTTTGCCTTTACCTGTTTTATATGGCATCTCGGACTTCATGTATTTTGTATTGTTTTATTTAATAAAATACCGAAGACAGGTAGTTAGAAAAAACCTAATTAGCTGTTTTCCAGAGAAATCATTGAAAGAAATTGAACAAATAGAAAAAAAATATTACAAGCATCTTTCAGATCTGATAGTGGAAAGCTTGAAATCGTTTAAAATTTCAAAAACACAACTCAAAAATAGGATTAAATTTAATAATCCTGATTTTTTCAGAGATATTTTAAAGCAATATTCGAGAGTTATTGTTGTAATGGGGCATACGGGAAATTGGGAGTGGGCCGGTTTATTGATGGGCCTGAGCTCGCCGGCCAAACATTTTACAGTTTACCGTCCTATTAAAAATTCACTTTTTGACCGTTTGATGTATGATATGCGATCATCAACCGGAACAATCCCTGTACCAATGCAAATGATCGGACGTTATTACCTGGAAACTCAAGAACCTTCCGTATTTACTTTCATAGCTGATCAAAATCCCCCAAAAGAAAGTGCTTCGTGGCATAATTTCTTTGGAAAAGAAACGGCTTTCTTCCGTGGTTATGAAAAACTGGCCCTTAAAAAATCTGCTGCGGTGGTTTTTGTTTATATTTGTAAAATTAAACGAGGGAATTATGAAATCTTTTGTGAAAAATTACCTCCAAATAAATCATATTCCGGATCTTTTGCCGAGTTGTTGGAAAAAAGTATACGGCGTCAACCATACAATTGGTTATGGTCTCATAAGCGTTGGAAATATACTCGCAATTAGCTTATTTCTAACAGGAGTATTTTTTTCTGTAAAAATTCATTCGCAATCATTCAACGGGATAGCACAACAAAATTATGCGGGAGTGACCGGCGTTTGGTTGCAACCGGCCTCTATAGTCGATTCAAGATTTAAATTTGACATGCAACTTGCCGGTTTTTCTACAATGATGTATAACAATTGGCTGCTTTTAAGTCAAAAAGCTATTCGTCCATTGAAAATGAGTCACTGGGACACCACTTTTACCGATCCTGATTTTCAGAAAAAATATGTGAAAACCCCGCCATTGAATAAACCTTATTCTTTTATTTTTAATACAGAAGTTTATCTACCATCCTTTA from the Vicingaceae bacterium genome contains:
- the prfC gene encoding peptide chain release factor 3, which produces MNTKEINRRRTFAIISHPDAGKTTLTEKLLLFGGAIQTAGAVKSNKIKKTATSDFMEIEKQRGISVSTSVMSFEYGGLKINILDTPGHKDFAEDTYRTLTAVDSVILVVDAANGVEEQTYNLMQVCRMRNTPVLIFINKMDREGKDPFDLLDELENKLSVRVRPMTWPIGIGSTFKGVYNIYRNELLLYKPNKTKIEDDVTRIENLDDPKLLNFISEKERDLLKEEVEMINGVYDPFSREDYLAGKTAPVYFGSALYSFGVQELLNSFIEFSPSPQGRQTNVRFVNPEEPAFTGFVFKIHANLDPKHRDRIAFVRIVSGKFERNKFYHHVRLEKNLRFANPTSFMASDKTVVDEAWPGDVVGLFDTGNFKIGDTLTEGEKIMFQGIPSFSPEIFKELINMDPMKTKQLEKGIEQLTDEGVAQLFKMQPGSRKIIGTVGELQFEVIKYRLEHEYGAKCEFKPLPLYKACWIVAESPHVLQEFLNRKHGYIAYDKDDNPVYLAESSWMLETAQRDFPDIQFHFTSEFKLKTGSIA
- a CDS encoding 6-carboxy-5,6,7,8-tetrahydropterin synthase; protein product: MELFIETSFDAAHFLPYVQENHKCRRLHGHTYILTVYVEGPLDDRMGWVIDFAELKEKVKSVVKRLDHYLLNDIPGLENPTAEKLSVWIWEQLKPEVPMLKKIILKETPTSGVVYTGR
- a CDS encoding acetyltransferase translates to MPLPVLYGISDFMYFVLFYLIKYRRQVVRKNLISCFPEKSLKEIEQIEKKYYKHLSDLIVESLKSFKISKTQLKNRIKFNNPDFFRDILKQYSRVIVVMGHTGNWEWAGLLMGLSSPAKHFTVYRPIKNSLFDRLMYDMRSSTGTIPVPMQMIGRYYLETQEPSVFTFIADQNPPKESASWHNFFGKETAFFRGYEKLALKKSAAVVFVYICKIKRGNYEIFCEKLPPNKSYSGSFAELLEKSIRRQPYNWLWSHKRWKYTRN